A genomic stretch from Candidatus Aminicenantes bacterium includes:
- a CDS encoding OsmC family protein: protein MPEQSTCETKWTGRYHFEGTAEFDHPVPIDYLPPLGDGLGHKPTELLLMALASCSGQTTVSLLQKMKQDVRAFSVRAAGDKHEEHPRVFTAIHLEFRVAGPGIDPAVVAKAIKMSEEKYCPVWAMLKGSIAITSSFVIKKE, encoded by the coding sequence ATGCCGGAACAATCGACCTGCGAAACGAAGTGGACGGGCCGATATCATTTTGAAGGCACGGCCGAGTTCGATCACCCCGTGCCCATCGATTATTTGCCGCCGCTCGGCGACGGGCTCGGGCACAAGCCGACGGAGCTGCTGCTGATGGCCCTGGCCTCGTGTTCCGGACAGACCACGGTCTCGCTTCTTCAGAAGATGAAGCAGGATGTCCGGGCTTTTTCGGTCCGGGCGGCCGGCGACAAGCACGAAGAGCATCCCCGGGTCTTCACCGCGATCCACCTCGAGTTCCGGGTGGCCGGGCCCGGTATCGATCCCGCCGTCGTCGCGAAGGCGATCAAGATGTCCGAGGAAAAGTACTGCCCCGTCTGGGCCATGCTCAAAGGCAGCATCGCAATCACGTCCTCTTTCGTCATCAAAAAAGAATAG
- a CDS encoding type II toxin-antitoxin system VapC family toxin, translating to MNLVDSSGWLEFFADGPNAAFFEPALAAKEDLLVPTLVIFEVFKVASRERGEDAAVQAVAAMRQGRIIELTEDIAVRAARISLAHRLPTADSIIAATAARCDAEIWTQDRHFESLPGVHFVPAKKKNA from the coding sequence GTGAATCTAGTCGATTCGTCGGGCTGGCTTGAATTCTTCGCCGACGGTCCCAACGCGGCCTTTTTCGAACCTGCCCTGGCCGCCAAGGAAGATCTCCTCGTCCCGACTTTGGTGATATTCGAGGTCTTCAAGGTCGCGTCGCGAGAGCGCGGGGAAGATGCGGCGGTGCAGGCTGTAGCCGCCATGAGGCAGGGCCGGATCATCGAGTTGACCGAGGATATCGCCGTACGCGCGGCTCGGATCAGCCTGGCCCATCGACTACCGACGGCCGACAGCATCATCGCCGCGACGGCGGCCCGCTGCGACGCCGAGATCTGGACCCAAGACCGCCATTTCGAGAGCTTGCCGGGAGTTCATTTCGTACCGGCCAAGAAAAAGAACGCATAA
- a CDS encoding AbrB/MazE/SpoVT family DNA-binding domain-containing protein, which yields METVKLSPKFQVVIPKNVRRAMNLKPGQKIQVLILGDRIELVPERELSDLRGFLRGIDTGFEREDDRT from the coding sequence TTGGAAACAGTAAAATTATCTCCTAAATTTCAGGTTGTAATTCCGAAAAATGTCCGTCGGGCGATGAACCTCAAGCCCGGGCAGAAAATCCAGGTTCTCATCTTGGGCGATCGGATCGAGCTTGTCCCGGAGCGGGAGCTTTCCGATCTCCGCGGCTTCCTACGGGGAATCGATACGGGATTCGAGCGGGAGGACGATCGAACGTGA